A window of Longispora fulva contains these coding sequences:
- a CDS encoding DUF3060 domain-containing protein has protein sequence MHRPVLATTLVLAAVSLTATGCTTTVEPKPTATASPAPASVSAAPAQAGGATLTINGTALVKTFDCAGRNVDLQANASTVTLTGTCPTVTVNGTGNVVTVETVTTVVLAAGSTVNSVQWLHGSPKVEDSGAGNVVSQGSA, from the coding sequence GCCGCGGTCTCCCTGACCGCCACCGGATGCACGACGACGGTCGAACCGAAACCCACGGCCACGGCCAGTCCCGCCCCGGCATCCGTGTCGGCGGCACCCGCACAGGCGGGCGGCGCCACGCTCACCATCAACGGCACGGCGCTGGTCAAGACCTTCGACTGCGCCGGCAGGAATGTGGACCTCCAAGCCAACGCGAGCACCGTGACACTGACCGGCACGTGCCCGACCGTCACCGTCAACGGCACGGGCAACGTGGTCACCGTCGAGACGGTGACCACCGTGGTCCTCGCCGCCGGCTCCACCGTGAACTCTGTGCAGTGGCTGCACGGCAGCCCCAAGGTCGAGGACTCCGGCGCCGGCAACGTCGTGAGTCAGGGATCGGCCTAG